A window from Streptomyces sp. NBC_00271 encodes these proteins:
- a CDS encoding sugar phosphate isomerase/epimerase family protein: protein MTPTPHRTNPRSHATNANPLRFGYGTNGLADLRLDDALGLLADLGYDGVGLTLDHMHLDPLAPDVAARTRKVARRLDTLGLGVTVETGARYVLDPRRKHGPSLLDPDPADRARRVDLLIRAVRIAADLGAHAVHCFSGVLPADPTHLANPADQAHPVATAHPAEDTAWKRLAEALTPVLDAATHAGVPLAVEPEPGHLLATLADFHHLRRILGDPPALGLTLDIGHCQCLEPLPPADCVRAAAPWLRHVQIEDMRRGHHEHLPFGDGEIDFPPVLEALAATGYQALTVVELPRHSHAGPHFAAQSLPFLHRAARAIPAGAEGSTP, encoded by the coding sequence ATGACCCCGACACCCCACCGCACGAACCCCCGGTCCCACGCCACGAACGCAAACCCCCTCCGCTTCGGCTACGGCACCAACGGTCTCGCCGACCTCCGCCTCGACGACGCCCTCGGCCTTCTCGCGGACCTCGGCTACGACGGCGTCGGCCTGACCCTCGACCACATGCACCTGGACCCGCTGGCCCCGGACGTCGCCGCCCGCACCCGGAAGGTGGCCCGCAGGCTGGACACCCTCGGACTCGGCGTCACCGTCGAGACCGGCGCCCGCTATGTGCTCGACCCGCGCCGCAAGCACGGCCCCTCTCTCCTCGACCCGGACCCGGCCGACCGGGCCCGCCGCGTCGACCTCCTCATCCGCGCCGTCCGCATCGCCGCCGACCTCGGCGCCCACGCCGTCCACTGCTTCAGCGGCGTACTCCCGGCCGACCCGACCCACCTGGCCAACCCAGCCGACCAAGCCCATCCCGTCGCCACGGCCCACCCGGCCGAGGACACCGCCTGGAAGCGCCTCGCCGAGGCACTCACCCCCGTGCTGGACGCGGCCACCCACGCCGGCGTCCCGCTCGCCGTCGAACCCGAACCAGGCCATCTCCTCGCCACCCTCGCCGACTTCCACCACCTGCGGCGCATCCTCGGCGACCCGCCCGCCCTCGGCCTCACCCTCGACATCGGCCACTGCCAGTGCCTGGAACCCCTGCCACCCGCCGACTGCGTCCGCGCCGCCGCCCCCTGGCTCCGGCACGTCCAGATCGAGGACATGCGCCGCGGCCACCACGAACACCTCCCGTTCGGGGACGGGGAGATCGACTTCCCGCCCGTACTCGAAGCCCTGGCCGCCACCGGCTACCAGGCGCTGACCGTCGTCGAACTGCCCCGCCACTCCCACGCGGGCCCCCACTTCGCCGCACAGTCCCTCCCGTTCCTCCACCGCGCGGCCCGGGCGATCCCCGCAGGCGCCGAAGGGAGCACCCCGTGA
- a CDS encoding substrate-binding domain-containing protein, whose protein sequence is MPESTSSTSFTSRRGLLFGTAAASAGALLVGCTSNDTKDEKAAASSQPAGDDKPGKHITIGFAGPQADHGWLNAINDNAKSRAKKYSDVTLEITEGSNDTAAQIGQIETLINKKVDVLVVLPADGKALTQVGLKAMRAGIPVVNLDRIFNTPQAYRCWIGGDNYGMGLSAGHYIGEKLKDKQDAKVIELAGLDNLELTKQRTQGFDAALKNYPNIKKVARQAADFTVESGQAKMAQLLQAQPKFDALWNHDDDQGVGALRAIKQAGREDFLMVGGAGALSAFQAIQSDNSVLKATVLYPPTMAASAIDLARALGQGKGIGGLSEFEIPVSLTLYSAVVDKDNVGQYMATGFR, encoded by the coding sequence ATGCCAGAATCCACGAGCTCCACCAGCTTCACGAGCCGCAGAGGACTCCTCTTCGGGACCGCCGCCGCCTCGGCCGGCGCCCTCCTGGTCGGCTGCACCAGCAACGACACCAAGGATGAGAAGGCGGCTGCGAGCAGCCAACCGGCCGGCGACGACAAGCCCGGCAAGCACATCACCATCGGCTTCGCGGGTCCGCAGGCCGACCACGGCTGGCTCAACGCGATCAACGACAACGCCAAGAGCCGGGCCAAGAAGTACTCGGACGTGACGCTGGAGATCACCGAGGGCTCCAACGACACGGCCGCGCAGATCGGCCAGATCGAGACACTGATCAACAAGAAGGTCGACGTCCTGGTGGTGCTGCCCGCCGACGGCAAGGCGCTCACCCAGGTCGGCCTGAAGGCGATGCGTGCGGGCATCCCGGTCGTCAACCTCGACCGGATCTTCAACACCCCGCAGGCGTACCGCTGTTGGATCGGCGGCGACAACTACGGCATGGGCCTCAGTGCCGGCCACTACATCGGCGAGAAGCTGAAGGACAAGCAGGACGCCAAGGTCATCGAACTCGCCGGGCTCGACAACCTGGAACTCACCAAGCAGCGCACCCAGGGCTTCGACGCGGCCCTGAAGAACTACCCCAACATCAAGAAGGTCGCCCGCCAGGCCGCCGACTTCACCGTCGAGTCGGGACAGGCCAAGATGGCCCAACTCCTCCAGGCCCAGCCGAAGTTCGACGCTCTGTGGAACCACGACGACGACCAGGGCGTGGGCGCGCTGCGCGCCATCAAGCAGGCCGGGCGCGAGGACTTCCTGATGGTCGGCGGCGCGGGCGCGCTCTCCGCCTTCCAGGCCATCCAGTCCGACAACAGCGTCCTGAAGGCCACCGTCCTCTACCCGCCGACCATGGCGGCCTCCGCGATCGACCTCGCTCGCGCGCTCGGCCAGGGCAAGGGCATCGGAGGGCTCTCCGAGTTCGAGATCCCGGTCTCGCTCACGCTCTACTCGGCCGTCGTCGACAAGGACAACGTCGGCCAGTACATGGCCACCGGCTTCAGGTGA
- a CDS encoding SCO3242 family prenyltransferase yields MTPLSPRPDRPTTTSPPQSPIPRQSRSQSPRAGTTSGAGAGAGAGAGAGTGARARAWAELLRLPALFTVPGDALAGAATTGNRPNPRTLLAIASSLCLYEAGMALNDWADRTEDALERPHRPLPSGRIHPSAALVAAGALTAAGLALAARAGRPALAVAAPLAATVWAYDLALKRTPAGPAAMATARGLDLLLGATATGGSARPALPAALTLATHTLAVTTVSRDETRGGSPLAPLAALATTGTLAWTLTRPPGAPGTTPSRYPAAAPSRHPAPVFSRHPAAASSLRTVLAAAFITTSGRPLLHAALNPSPPLTQRAVGGGIRAMIPLQAALAARSGALASALLTAALAPAARRFARKVSVT; encoded by the coding sequence ATGACGCCGCTCTCGCCCAGGCCGGACCGACCGACCACGACGAGCCCACCGCAGAGCCCGATCCCGCGCCAGAGCCGGAGCCAGAGCCCGCGGGCGGGTACAACATCCGGGGCCGGGGCCGGGGCCGGGGCCGGAGCAGGAGCGGGAACGGGAGCCAGAGCCAGGGCTTGGGCCGAACTCCTCCGGCTCCCCGCCCTGTTCACCGTCCCGGGCGACGCCCTCGCCGGCGCCGCCACCACCGGCAACCGCCCCAACCCCCGCACCCTGCTCGCCATCGCCTCCTCCCTCTGTCTGTACGAGGCGGGCATGGCCCTCAACGACTGGGCCGACCGGACCGAGGACGCCCTCGAACGCCCACACCGCCCACTGCCCTCCGGACGCATCCACCCGTCCGCGGCCCTCGTCGCCGCAGGCGCCCTCACGGCGGCGGGCCTGGCCCTGGCAGCACGCGCCGGACGCCCGGCCCTCGCCGTCGCGGCCCCCCTCGCGGCCACCGTCTGGGCGTACGACCTCGCGCTCAAGCGAACCCCCGCCGGGCCGGCGGCGATGGCCACCGCGCGGGGCCTGGACCTGCTCCTCGGCGCGACGGCCACCGGCGGCAGCGCCCGCCCCGCCCTGCCCGCCGCCCTGACCCTGGCCACCCACACCCTCGCGGTGACCACGGTGTCCCGCGATGAGACCCGGGGCGGTTCGCCGCTCGCACCGCTGGCCGCGCTCGCCACGACGGGCACGCTCGCCTGGACGTTGACGAGACCCCCGGGAGCCCCGGGCACGACCCCCTCCCGATACCCCGCCGCGGCCCCTTCCCGGCACCCCGCCCCGGTTTTCTCCCGGCACCCCGCGGCGGCCTCCTCCCTGCGCACCGTCCTCGCCGCCGCCTTCATCACCACCTCGGGCCGCCCCCTCCTCCACGCCGCACTCAACCCCTCACCCCCGCTCACCCAGCGAGCCGTCGGCGGCGGAATCCGCGCGATGATCCCCCTCCAGGCCGCCCTCGCGGCCCGCTCCGGCGCCCTCGCCTCCGCCCTCCTCACGGCCGCCCTCGCCCCGGCGGCCCGCAGATTCGCGAGGAAGGTGAGCGTCACATGA
- a CDS encoding ThuA domain-containing protein yields the protein MRTSLRMLTVGAAAALLLGCVSGPAASKGADGPDRGRVLVFSKTAGFRHDSIPEGIAAVRELGTTGGFAVDATEDAGAFTARNLARYDAVVFLSTTGDVLDTTQQAAFERYIKQGGGYVGIHAAADTEYDWAFYGGLAGAYFQSHPAIQPATVTVEDRSHPATSGLPRSWERTDEWYNYRSNPRDRAHVLASLDESSYTGGTMSGDHPIAWCQEYRGGRAFYTGGGHTKESYAEPAFRQHLLGGIRYAIGAAQADCRPENGYRPLFDGTAGSLAAWKQAGPGSFSLSDDGTLTSHDGLGMLWYAGSGFGSYSLKLDWRVAGDDNSGVFVGFPESDDPWSAVNNGYEIQIDATDAPDRTTGAVYSFQSADLKKRDRALNPPGEWNTYEIRVEGERLRVWLNGVKINDFTNTDPVRSLREGHIGLQNHGADDQVSFRDVRIKELPTKGD from the coding sequence ATGCGCACATCGCTACGCATGCTGACCGTGGGTGCCGCTGCCGCCCTGCTCCTCGGGTGTGTGTCGGGACCGGCGGCGTCGAAGGGCGCGGACGGCCCCGACAGGGGCCGGGTGCTGGTCTTCTCGAAGACCGCGGGCTTCCGGCACGACTCGATCCCCGAGGGGATCGCGGCCGTACGGGAGCTCGGGACCACGGGCGGCTTCGCGGTCGACGCCACGGAGGACGCGGGCGCCTTCACCGCACGCAACCTGGCGCGGTACGACGCCGTCGTCTTCCTCTCGACGACCGGTGACGTCCTCGACACCACCCAACAGGCCGCCTTCGAGCGGTACATCAAGCAGGGCGGCGGTTATGTGGGCATCCACGCGGCCGCCGACACCGAGTACGACTGGGCCTTCTACGGCGGTCTCGCGGGCGCGTACTTCCAGTCGCACCCCGCGATCCAGCCCGCGACGGTCACCGTCGAGGACCGCTCCCACCCGGCGACCTCGGGGCTCCCGAGATCCTGGGAGCGCACGGACGAGTGGTACAACTACCGCTCGAATCCGCGCGACCGGGCCCACGTCCTCGCCTCGCTCGACGAGTCCTCGTACACCGGCGGCACGATGAGCGGCGACCATCCGATCGCCTGGTGCCAGGAGTACCGGGGCGGCCGCGCCTTCTACACCGGGGGCGGCCACACCAAGGAGTCCTACGCCGAACCCGCCTTCCGGCAGCACCTGCTGGGCGGCATCCGGTACGCCATCGGCGCCGCCCAGGCCGACTGCCGCCCGGAGAACGGCTACCGGCCGCTCTTCGACGGCACGGCCGGGTCGCTGGCGGCGTGGAAACAGGCGGGCCCGGGTTCGTTCTCGCTGAGCGACGACGGCACGCTGACGTCGCACGACGGCCTGGGGATGCTCTGGTACGCCGGTTCCGGGTTCGGCTCGTACTCGCTGAAGCTGGACTGGCGGGTGGCCGGGGACGACAACTCCGGGGTGTTCGTCGGGTTCCCGGAGTCCGACGACCCCTGGTCGGCCGTCAACAACGGCTATGAGATCCAGATCGACGCGACCGACGCCCCCGACCGCACCACCGGGGCCGTGTACAGCTTCCAGTCCGCCGACCTGAAGAAGCGCGACCGTGCGCTGAACCCGCCGGGGGAGTGGAACACGTACGAGATCCGCGTGGAGGGCGAGCGCCTCCGCGTCTGGCTCAATGGCGTGAAGATCAACGATTTCACCAACACCGATCCGGTACGAAGCCTGCGTGAAGGACACATCGGCCTCCAGAACCACGGAGCCGACGACCAGGTGTCCTTCCGTGACGTCCGGATCAAGGAACTGCCCACGAAGGGCGACTGA
- a CDS encoding PQQ-dependent sugar dehydrogenase: MHGKDRATRTDRTETHRGRPAFRRALALLSGALLAAASLTLTAPPAGAAVADPGNTAAAEDFQQVTLAKGEPEVGEPMSLAVLPDRSVLHTSRDGELRLTDAAGNTRLAGKLDVYTHDEEGLQGVGIDPGFADNRFIYLYYAPPLNTPAGDAPETGTAADFAPFDGVNRLSRFVLKTDGTLDTASEKKILDVQATRGICCHVGGDIDFDAAGNLYLSTGDDSNPFQSDGFTPIDERPDRNPVFDAQRSAGNTNDLRGKILRIKVNADGSYAIPDGNLFAPGTDKTRPEIYAMGFRNPFRFSVDKATGIVYVGDYGPDAGAADPARGPGGQVEFARVTGPGNFGWPYCTGKNDAYVDYDFATKTSGAAFDCNAPKNTSPHNTGLTDLPPAQPAWIPYDGASVPEFGSGSESPMGGPVYHYDASLDSPVKFPQAYDGNFFAGEFGRRWIKRIASDSAGTVQSINSVPWTGTQVMDMAFGPDGALYVLDYGTAWFGGDENSGLYRIENATDGHSPVAQAAADRTSGQAALKVSFSSAGSSDADGDALTYSWDFGDGGTATAANPSHKYKTNGTYTATVTAKDATGRTGSASVQIVVGNTAPKVVVEQPRDGQLFSFGDPVPFKVKVTDPEDGRAIDCAKVKVTFILGHDSHGHPLTSANGCSGTLQTSADGGHDQDANIFGVLDAEYTDGGGGGQAPLTTHDQNVLQPKHRQAEHYGKASGITVQSKTTAHGGKTVGDIDNGDWISFTPYSLSDAQKITARVSSAGAGGTLEIRAGSPTGRTLGRATVPVTGGWDTFQDVSADLAHAPSGTTTLYLVFKGSGTGALYDVDDFTFTTS; the protein is encoded by the coding sequence GTGCACGGGAAAGACCGCGCCACCCGCACCGACAGAACCGAGACCCACAGAGGACGCCCCGCATTCCGTCGAGCGCTCGCGCTGCTGAGCGGCGCGTTGCTCGCGGCCGCCTCGCTCACCCTCACCGCACCCCCGGCCGGCGCAGCCGTCGCCGACCCGGGGAACACGGCAGCGGCGGAGGACTTCCAGCAGGTCACCCTCGCCAAGGGCGAGCCCGAGGTCGGCGAGCCCATGTCGCTCGCCGTGCTCCCCGACCGCTCGGTCCTGCACACCTCGCGCGACGGCGAACTCCGCCTCACCGACGCGGCCGGAAACACCAGGCTCGCGGGCAAACTCGACGTCTACACGCACGACGAGGAAGGCCTGCAAGGTGTCGGCATAGACCCGGGCTTCGCCGACAACCGCTTCATCTACCTCTACTACGCGCCGCCCCTGAACACCCCGGCGGGCGATGCCCCCGAGACGGGCACGGCGGCCGACTTCGCGCCCTTCGACGGCGTCAACCGTCTCTCCCGCTTCGTCCTCAAGACGGACGGCACCCTCGACACCGCCAGTGAGAAGAAGATCCTCGACGTCCAGGCCACCCGCGGCATCTGCTGCCACGTCGGCGGCGACATCGACTTCGACGCGGCGGGCAACCTGTACCTGTCGACCGGGGACGACTCCAACCCCTTCCAGTCCGACGGCTTCACGCCCATCGACGAGCGCCCCGACCGCAACCCGGTCTTCGACGCCCAGCGCTCGGCCGGCAACACCAACGACCTGCGCGGCAAGATCCTGCGCATCAAGGTGAACGCCGACGGCTCGTACGCCATCCCCGACGGCAACCTCTTCGCGCCCGGCACGGACAAGACGCGGCCTGAGATCTACGCGATGGGCTTCCGCAACCCGTTCCGCTTCAGCGTCGACAAGGCGACGGGCATCGTCTACGTCGGTGACTACGGCCCCGACGCCGGCGCGGCCGACCCGGCACGCGGCCCCGGCGGCCAGGTCGAGTTCGCCCGCGTCACCGGCCCCGGCAACTTCGGCTGGCCGTACTGCACGGGCAAGAACGACGCCTACGTGGACTACGACTTCGCGACGAAGACCTCCGGCGCCGCCTTCGACTGCAACGCCCCGAAGAACACCTCCCCGCACAACACGGGACTGACGGACCTGCCCCCGGCGCAGCCCGCCTGGATCCCCTACGACGGAGCCTCGGTCCCGGAGTTCGGCAGCGGCTCGGAGTCCCCGATGGGCGGCCCGGTCTACCACTACGACGCCTCGCTCGACTCGCCCGTGAAGTTCCCGCAGGCGTACGACGGGAACTTCTTCGCCGGTGAGTTCGGCCGCCGCTGGATCAAGCGGATCGCGAGCGACTCCGCCGGCACGGTGCAGTCCATCAACTCCGTTCCGTGGACCGGCACGCAGGTGATGGACATGGCCTTCGGACCGGACGGCGCCCTGTACGTCCTCGACTACGGCACCGCCTGGTTCGGCGGCGACGAGAACTCGGGCCTCTACCGCATCGAGAACGCCACCGACGGCCACTCGCCCGTCGCGCAGGCCGCGGCCGACCGCACCTCGGGACAGGCCGCGCTCAAGGTGAGCTTCTCCTCGGCCGGTTCGTCCGACGCGGACGGCGACGCCCTCACCTACAGCTGGGACTTCGGCGACGGCGGTACGGCGACGGCGGCGAACCCCTCCCACAAGTACAAGACGAACGGCACCTACACGGCGACGGTGACCGCCAAGGACGCGACCGGCCGCACCGGCAGCGCGAGCGTGCAGATCGTGGTCGGTAACACCGCACCCAAGGTCGTGGTCGAACAACCGCGTGACGGCCAGCTGTTCAGCTTCGGCGACCCCGTGCCGTTCAAGGTGAAGGTCACCGACCCCGAGGACGGCCGAGCGATCGACTGCGCCAAGGTGAAGGTCACCTTCATCCTCGGCCACGACAGCCACGGCCACCCGCTCACCTCGGCGAACGGCTGCTCCGGCACCCTCCAGACCAGCGCCGACGGCGGCCACGACCAGGACGCCAACATCTTCGGAGTCCTCGACGCCGAGTACACCGACGGCGGAGGCGGCGGCCAGGCCCCGCTGACCACCCACGACCAGAACGTGCTCCAGCCCAAGCACCGCCAGGCCGAGCACTACGGCAAGGCCTCCGGCATCACCGTCCAGTCGAAGACCACCGCGCACGGCGGCAAGACCGTCGGCGACATCGACAACGGTGACTGGATCTCCTTCACGCCCTACTCCCTGAGCGACGCCCAGAAGATCACGGCACGCGTCTCCTCCGCCGGCGCGGGCGGCACCCTCGAGATCCGCGCGGGCTCCCCGACCGGCCGCACGCTGGGCCGGGCGACCGTACCGGTGACGGGCGGCTGGGACACCTTCCAGGACGTGAGCGCCGATCTCGCGCACGCCCCGAGCGGCACCACCACGCTCTACCTCGTCTTCAAGGGAAGCGGCACCGGAGCGCTCTACGACGTGGACGACTTCACCTTCACGACGAGCTGA
- a CDS encoding Gfo/Idh/MocA family protein, translating to MGQPHQGEAAGVEAGFVAGPGAEAGLASGPGLEAGLASGPGAEAAGVKAGKPTLGVGMVGYAFMGAAHSQGWRTVGRVFDLPRTPVLAAVCGRDASAVRAMADRHGWAAAETDWRALIARDDVDLVDICTPGDSHAEIALAALAAGKHVLCEKPLANTVEEAEAMTEAAEAAFARGQMSMVGFNYRRLPATSLARRMVAEGRLGALRHVRVTYLQDWLVDPEFPLTWRLRKELAGSGALGDLGAHIVDLAQYLAGEPVVGVSALTETFVRERPLPAGASSGLSAVSETSPRAGGVGTVTVDDAALFTGRFASGALASFEASRFATGRKNSLRIELNGERGSLAFDLERLNELSYHDHTEPGTHAGFRRILVTEPDHPYLEAWWPPGHGLGYEHTFTHQARDLVRAIAVGRRPEPSFADGLRVQRVLAAVEESAQKNSVYTPIAV from the coding sequence ATGGGACAGCCGCACCAGGGCGAGGCAGCCGGGGTGGAGGCGGGGTTCGTTGCCGGGCCCGGGGCCGAAGCGGGGCTCGCTTCCGGGCCCGGGCTGGAGGCGGGGCTCGCTTCCGGTCCCGGGGCCGAGGCGGCCGGGGTGAAGGCGGGCAAGCCGACGCTCGGGGTGGGCATGGTCGGTTACGCCTTCATGGGCGCCGCCCACTCCCAGGGCTGGCGCACCGTGGGCCGCGTCTTCGACCTGCCGCGAACCCCGGTCCTCGCCGCCGTCTGCGGCCGGGACGCGAGCGCGGTGCGGGCCATGGCCGACCGGCACGGCTGGGCGGCGGCCGAGACCGACTGGCGGGCCCTGATCGCCCGGGACGACGTCGACCTCGTCGACATCTGCACCCCCGGCGACAGCCATGCCGAGATCGCCCTCGCCGCCCTGGCCGCCGGCAAACACGTACTGTGCGAGAAGCCCCTCGCGAACACGGTCGAGGAGGCGGAGGCGATGACGGAGGCCGCCGAGGCAGCCTTCGCCCGCGGTCAGATGTCCATGGTCGGCTTCAACTACCGTCGACTGCCCGCGACTTCACTCGCCCGGAGGATGGTCGCCGAGGGGCGGCTCGGAGCCCTGCGGCACGTACGGGTGACGTACCTTCAGGACTGGCTGGTGGACCCGGAGTTCCCGCTCACCTGGCGGCTGCGCAAGGAGCTCGCGGGGTCGGGTGCGCTCGGCGACCTCGGGGCCCACATCGTCGACCTCGCCCAGTACCTGGCGGGCGAGCCGGTCGTCGGGGTCTCCGCGCTCACCGAGACGTTCGTACGGGAGCGCCCGCTGCCCGCCGGAGCGTCGAGCGGACTGTCCGCCGTATCGGAGACGAGCCCGCGGGCCGGGGGTGTCGGCACGGTCACCGTCGACGACGCCGCCCTGTTCACCGGCCGCTTCGCCTCCGGCGCCCTCGCCTCCTTCGAGGCGTCCCGCTTCGCGACCGGGCGCAAGAACTCCCTGCGCATCGAACTCAACGGCGAGCGCGGCTCGCTCGCCTTCGACCTGGAACGGCTCAACGAGCTCTCGTACCACGACCACACCGAACCCGGCACGCACGCGGGCTTCCGCCGGATCCTCGTCACCGAGCCCGACCACCCCTACCTGGAAGCCTGGTGGCCGCCGGGCCACGGCCTCGGCTACGAGCACACCTTCACCCACCAGGCCCGCGACCTGGTGCGGGCCATCGCCGTCGGCCGGCGCCCCGAACCGTCCTTCGCCGACGGGCTGCGGGTACAGCGCGTCCTCGCGGCGGTGGAGGAAAGCGCCCAGAAGAACTCCGTCTACACACCCATCGCGGTCTGA
- a CDS encoding sugar phosphate isomerase/epimerase family protein gives MPRTFTLFTGQWADLPLEEVCRLARDFGYDGLELACWGDHFEVDKALADPSYIDSRHALLDKYGLKCWAISNHLVGQAVCDAIIDERHRAILPARIWGDGEPEGVRQRAAAEIADTARAAAAFGVDTVVGFTGSAIWHLVAMFPPAPESMIARGYEDFATRWNPILDVFDEQGVRFAHEVHPSEIAYDYWTTQLALKAVDHRPAFGLNFDPSHFVWQDLDPVGFLYDFRDRIYHVDCKEARKRLDGRNGRLGSHLPWGDPRRGWDFVSAGHGDVPWEDVFRMLRSIDYTGPISVEWEDAGMDRLQGAPEALTRLKAYDFEPPSASFDAAFGGND, from the coding sequence ATGCCGCGCACCTTCACACTCTTCACCGGCCAGTGGGCCGACCTGCCCCTCGAAGAGGTCTGCCGCCTCGCTCGTGACTTCGGCTACGACGGCCTCGAACTCGCCTGCTGGGGCGACCACTTCGAGGTCGACAAGGCGCTCGCGGACCCCTCTTACATCGACTCCCGGCACGCGCTCCTCGACAAGTACGGCCTCAAGTGCTGGGCGATCTCCAACCATCTGGTCGGCCAGGCCGTCTGCGACGCCATCATCGACGAGCGGCACCGGGCGATCCTGCCCGCCCGGATCTGGGGCGACGGCGAACCCGAGGGCGTACGGCAGCGGGCCGCCGCCGAGATCGCCGACACCGCGCGCGCCGCGGCGGCCTTCGGCGTCGACACGGTCGTCGGCTTCACCGGCTCGGCGATCTGGCACCTGGTCGCGATGTTCCCGCCCGCCCCCGAGTCGATGATCGCGCGCGGCTACGAGGACTTCGCGACGCGCTGGAACCCCATCCTGGACGTCTTCGACGAGCAGGGCGTGCGGTTCGCGCACGAGGTGCACCCCAGCGAGATCGCCTACGACTACTGGACGACGCAGCTCGCGCTCAAGGCGGTCGACCACCGACCGGCGTTCGGACTGAACTTCGACCCGTCCCACTTCGTCTGGCAGGACCTGGACCCGGTCGGCTTCCTCTACGACTTCCGCGACCGCATCTACCACGTCGACTGCAAGGAAGCCCGCAAGCGGCTCGACGGCCGCAACGGCCGCCTCGGCTCGCACCTGCCCTGGGGCGATCCCCGGCGCGGCTGGGACTTCGTGTCGGCCGGGCACGGCGACGTCCCCTGGGAGGACGTCTTCCGCATGCTCCGCTCCATCGACTACACGGGCCCCATCTCGGTCGAGTGGGAGGACGCCGGCATGGACCGGCTCCAGGGCGCACCCGAGGCCCTGACCCGTCTCAAGGCGTACGACTTCGAGCCGCCGTCGGCATCCTTCGACGCGGCGTTCGGCGGCAACGACTGA
- a CDS encoding inositol-3-phosphate synthase, producing MPASLSEPRVGVWLIGARGSVATTVIAGCAALTAGLHPPTGMVTETSLFAECGLPTLSSLVFGGHDTVDCPLPKRAEALAAGGVLPPGLPSAIAAELEAADAEIRPGGPAPGDTRDDSELVDAFAADLRDFVRRRGLTRAVVLNVASTEPAPVGSALPPSSLYAAAALAAGCPYVNFTPSTGLHHPALASAARAGRLPYAGRDGKTGQTLLRSVLGPMFAQRALAVRAWSGTNLLGGGDGASLADPAAAAAKNAGKERVLADTLGGAPQGEVHIDDVPALGDWKTAWDHIAFDGFLGTRMILQTTWQGCDSALAAPLVLDLARLVSRAHEAGLSGPLSELGFYFKDPVGDGPAALGEQYAALAGLARRLRALPGGTR from the coding sequence ATGCCCGCGTCCCTTTCCGAGCCTCGGGTGGGGGTGTGGCTGATCGGAGCCCGCGGCTCCGTCGCCACCACCGTCATCGCGGGCTGCGCGGCCCTCACCGCCGGCCTGCACCCCCCGACGGGCATGGTCACCGAGACATCCCTCTTCGCCGAGTGCGGCCTGCCCACCCTGTCCTCCCTCGTCTTCGGCGGCCACGACACCGTGGACTGCCCCCTGCCGAAACGGGCCGAGGCCCTGGCTGCCGGCGGTGTGCTTCCCCCCGGCCTCCCCTCGGCGATCGCGGCCGAACTGGAGGCCGCCGACGCGGAGATCCGCCCCGGCGGCCCCGCCCCCGGCGACACACGGGACGACTCCGAGCTCGTGGACGCCTTCGCGGCCGATCTGCGCGACTTCGTACGACGCCGGGGCCTGACCCGTGCGGTCGTGCTGAACGTGGCCTCCACCGAACCCGCACCCGTGGGCTCCGCCCTGCCCCCGAGCTCGCTGTACGCGGCGGCGGCGCTGGCGGCCGGCTGCCCCTACGTGAACTTCACCCCGTCCACCGGCCTGCACCACCCGGCGCTGGCCTCGGCGGCACGTGCCGGCCGCCTCCCGTACGCCGGCCGCGACGGCAAGACGGGCCAGACCCTGTTGCGGTCGGTGCTCGGCCCGATGTTCGCGCAGCGCGCGCTGGCGGTCCGCGCATGGTCCGGCACCAACCTGCTCGGCGGCGGCGACGGCGCCTCCCTCGCCGACCCGGCCGCCGCAGCGGCCAAGAACGCCGGCAAGGAACGGGTCCTCGCGGACACCTTGGGCGGGGCCCCGCAGGGCGAGGTCCACATCGACGACGTACCGGCCCTCGGCGACTGGAAGACCGCCTGGGACCACATCGCCTTCGACGGCTTCCTCGGCACCCGGATGATCCTGCAGACCACCTGGCAGGGCTGCGACTCCGCGCTGGCGGCGCCCCTGGTCCTCGACCTCGCGCGCCTGGTGTCCCGCGCGCACGAGGCCGGTCTCTCGGGCCCCCTGAGCGAACTCGGCTTCTACTTCAAGGACCCGGTGGGCGACGGGCCCGCGGCGCTGGGTGAGCAGTACGCGGCCCTGGCGGGGCTCGCGCGACGGCTCCGCGCACTCCCCGGGGGGACCCGATGA